A stretch of the Butyricicoccus intestinisimiae genome encodes the following:
- a CDS encoding glutamate synthase subunit beta: protein MGKPTGFLDYAREENPAIEPLVRIENFNEFHPPLDREHRQKQGARCMNCGVPFCQSCVQLAGMYSGCPLHNLIPEWNDMIYRGNWEHALARLCKTASFPEFTGRVCPGLCMAACTCGANGDPVTVKENELALIEYGYENHLIKPRIPEIRTDKKIAVVGSGPSGMATADLLNRRGHNVTVYERFDRVGGLMMYGIPNMKLEKQYIDRRVNLMKQEGVTFVTNADIGNTIPAQELLDSYDAVVLCCGASNPRDLNNPGRDANGIYFAVDFLRANTKSLLDSNLTDGKNISAKGKHVIVVGGGDTGNDCIGTCIRHGCKSITALEMMPEPPEERLPSNPWPQWPRVKKTDYGHEEAIALFGHDPRLYQTTVKEFHKDENGNLSAVTIVSLESKKDEKTGRFMMVPVEGSEQTLPCELLLIAAGFLGSQPYVSEAFGVELNQRTNVKTAEGSYKTNVDKVFTAGDMHRGQSLVVWGIAEGRACAREVDEYLMGYTCL from the coding sequence ATGGGTAAGCCGACAGGATTTTTAGATTATGCGCGTGAGGAAAACCCGGCAATCGAGCCTCTGGTACGCATTGAGAACTTTAACGAATTTCACCCGCCCCTCGATCGAGAGCATCGGCAAAAGCAGGGCGCACGCTGCATGAACTGCGGCGTGCCGTTCTGCCAGAGCTGTGTGCAGCTCGCCGGCATGTACTCCGGCTGTCCGCTGCACAACTTGATTCCGGAGTGGAACGATATGATTTACCGCGGCAACTGGGAGCATGCGCTGGCGCGTCTGTGTAAGACCGCCTCGTTCCCGGAATTTACCGGCCGCGTCTGCCCGGGTCTGTGCATGGCTGCCTGCACCTGTGGCGCAAACGGAGATCCGGTCACCGTCAAGGAAAACGAACTGGCGCTGATTGAATACGGCTATGAGAACCATCTCATCAAGCCGCGCATTCCGGAAATCCGCACCGACAAGAAAATTGCTGTCGTCGGCTCCGGCCCGTCCGGCATGGCGACCGCTGATCTGCTCAACCGCCGCGGACACAATGTCACGGTATATGAGCGCTTTGACCGCGTCGGCGGCCTGATGATGTACGGCATTCCGAACATGAAGCTGGAAAAGCAGTACATTGACCGCCGCGTCAACCTGATGAAGCAGGAAGGCGTGACCTTCGTCACCAACGCCGACATCGGCAACACGATTCCGGCACAGGAGCTGCTGGACAGCTATGATGCCGTGGTTCTGTGCTGCGGCGCATCCAATCCGCGCGACCTGAACAATCCGGGACGCGACGCCAACGGCATCTATTTCGCCGTAGACTTCCTGCGCGCGAACACCAAGAGCCTGCTGGACTCCAACCTGACCGACGGCAAGAACATCTCCGCCAAGGGTAAGCACGTCATCGTTGTCGGCGGCGGCGATACCGGCAATGACTGCATCGGCACCTGCATCCGTCACGGCTGCAAGAGCATCACGGCACTGGAAATGATGCCGGAGCCGCCGGAGGAGCGTCTGCCGAGCAATCCGTGGCCGCAGTGGCCGCGCGTCAAAAAGACCGACTATGGCCATGAAGAAGCCATCGCGCTGTTCGGTCACGACCCGCGCCTGTATCAGACCACGGTTAAGGAATTCCACAAGGACGAAAACGGCAACCTGAGTGCTGTCACGATTGTCTCTCTGGAGAGCAAAAAGGATGAAAAGACCGGCCGCTTTATGATGGTTCCGGTTGAGGGTTCGGAGCAGACCCTGCCGTGCGAGCTGCTGCTCATTGCAGCCGGCTTCCTCGGCAGCCAACCGTATGTCTCCGAGGCATTCGGCGTAGAGCTCAACCAGCGCACCAACGTCAAAACCGCAGAAGGCAGCTACAAGACCAATGTCGACAAGGTCTTTACCGCCGGTGATATGCATCGCGGTCAGTCCCTCGTTGTTTGGGGCATCGCAGAAGGCCGTGCATGCGCGCGGGAGGTTGACGAATACCTGATGGGCTACACCTGCCTGTAA